In a genomic window of Ipomoea triloba cultivar NCNSP0323 chromosome 3, ASM357664v1:
- the LOC116013215 gene encoding uncharacterized protein LOC116013215, producing the protein MYVDNKANEDDEFGDRLDEMLRDVGEEFINWSNELDELLSDSKLPLWPVGNGWSDKSFTALLEILKDMLPNGNELPKSTYDAKKILCPMGMGYKKIHASPNDCILFRHDYKDLHTCPICGASYYKTREKVANKNLTWDADQRISDGKLRHPTDSPQWITFDNSFPEFGHESRNLRFGLCTDAYGNLSGYSVKGHKACPICEDNTCYHQLVHCRKTVYMGYRRFLDKFHSYRRLKKAFNGVQNYTDAPQPLTGNQVYERVEGINVTFGKTQKLKSQKGKRSKSNVEIPTNEKSPWKKKSIFFDLPYWNTLDVRHSIDVMHVDRNVCDSLVGTLLDIKGKTKDGLNARLDLVEMCIRPTLAPCRGDKKTYLPPAAHTLS; encoded by the exons ATGTATGTTGACAATaaagcaaatgaagatgatgagtttGGAGATcgattggatgaaatgttgcgCGATGTTGGAGAGGAGTTCATCAATTGGTCAAATGAGTTAGATGAATTATTGAGCGATTCAAAACTACCTTTGTGGCCGG TTGGAAATGGGTGGAGCGACAAGAGCTTTACTGCGTTACTTGAAATATTAAAAGATATGCTTCCAAATGGAAATGAACTTCCAAAGAGTACATATGATGCCAAGAAGATTTTGTGTCCAATGGGTATGGGATATAAAAAGATACATGCTAGCCCTAACGATTGCATTTTGTTTAGGCATGATTACAAAGACTTGCATACATGTCCAATATGTGGAGCATCATATTACAAAACAAGGGAGAAGGTTGCTAACAAA AACTTAACGTGGGATGCAGATCAACGAATTTCTGATGGCAAGCTTCGACACCCTACTGATTCTCCTCAATGGATAACATTTGATAATTCATTCCCTGAATTTGGCCACGAGTCGAGAAATCTTAGATTTGGACTTTGTACTGATG CCTATGGCAATCTGTCTGGATATAGTGTCAAAGGTCATAAGGCGTGCCCCATATGTGAAGATAATACATGTTATCATCAACTTGTTCATTGTAGAAAGACAGTGTACATGGGGTATCGCAGATTTCTtgataaatttcactcttatcGAAGATTAAAAAAGGCATTCAATGGGGTCCAAAACTATACAGATGCTCCACAACCATTAACTGGGAATCAAGTTTATGAACGAGTCGAAGGCATCAATGTTACTTTTGGTAAGACTCAAAAGCTTAAATCTCAAAAAGGTAAGAGGTCAAAATCTAATGTTGAGATACCTACAAATGAGAAGAGTCCGTGGAAAAAGAAATCTATATTCTTTGATCTTCCATATTGGAATACACTAGATGTGAGACATAGTATTGATGTGATGCATGTGGATAGAAATGTATGTGATAGTCTTGTTGGAACTCTTTTAGACATAAAAGGTAAGACTAAAGATGGACTCAATGCTAGATTGGATTTGGTTGAAATGTGTATACGACCTACATTAGCCCCATGTCGTGGGGATAAGAAAACATATTTGCCTCCAGCTGCTCATACTTTATCATGA